One genomic segment of Tripterygium wilfordii isolate XIE 37 chromosome 9, ASM1340144v1, whole genome shotgun sequence includes these proteins:
- the LOC120006233 gene encoding TBC1 domain family member 15-like isoform X1, which translates to MLETELHDLSDDADYAASQLQGSASMMRCDSGKQSSSSEPDGAEALYTKDNVTIHPTQFASGRISGRLKLIKQGSSLFMTWIPYKGQNSNMKLSEKDRNLYTIRALPFTDVRSIRRHTPAFGWQYIIVVLSAGLAFPPLYFYNGGVKEFLAAIKQHVFLVRSAEDANIFLVNDFQNPLQRTLSSLELPRAVSVTTGQSAVTPVGESPSHENQDSGGDARDESASFSRYNGRQRQRNHDPAWDISINVLEKFSFVTKFARETTSQLFSDSSSNGFSDVERRTHNSTPIDLPHKASITVDEVLNEILVTPDPFDFDKLSLAWGKPRQPPLGSEEWATFLDSEGRVMDSKALRKRIFYGGVEHNLRQEIWAFLLGYHSYDSTYAEREYLRSVKKSEYETIKHQWQSISNEQARKFTKFRERKGLIEKDVVRTDRSVPFYEGDDNRNVDILRDILLTYSFYNFNLGYCQGMSDLLSPILFVMEDEPEAFWCFVALMERLGPNFNRDQNGMHTQLFALSKLVEFLDVPLHNYFKQNDCLNYFFCFRWVLIQFKREFEYEKTMRLWEVLWTHYLSEHMHLYVCVAILKRYRNKIMGEQMDFDTLLKFINELSCQIDVDAILKDAEALCLSAGENGVACIPPGTPPSLPADDGFLYQQDDEVL; encoded by the exons ATGCTAGAAACGGAGCTCCACGATTTATCTGACGACGCAGATTACGCCGCGTCTCAACTGCAA GGTTCGGCGAGCATGATGAGGTGCGATAGCGGCAAGCAAAGCTCGTCTAGCGAACCTGATGGCGCGGAAGCTCTGTACACAAAGGATAATGTTACAATTCACCCTACTCAATTCGCGTCTGGGAGGATTAGTGGAAGATTGAAGTTGATTAAGCAAGGCTCCTCTCTGTTTATG ACTTGGATTCCTTACAAAGGGCAGAACTCAAATATGAAGCTGTCTGAGAAAG ATAGAAATCTATATACTATTAGGGCATTGCCGTTCACGGATGTGCGTTCTATTCGTCGACACACTCCAGCTTTTGGATGGCAGTATATAATAGTCGTATTGTCAGCAG GACTTGCATTTCCTCCTCTGTATTTCTACAATGGAGGAGTAAAAGAATTCCTTGCAGCAATAAAGCAACATGTTTTTCTTGTGAG GTCGGCAGAAGATGCAAACATATTTCTTGTGAACGATTTTCAAAATCCTCTGCAG AGAACTTTGTCTTCTTTAGAGCTGCCTAGAGCAGTTTCTGTCACAACTGGACAATCAGCAGTCACTCCAGTGGGTGAATCTCCTTCACATGAGAACCAGGACAGTGGTGGGGATGCTCGTGATGAAAGTGCTAGTTTTTCCCGATACAATGGAAGGCAGAGGCAAAGAAATCATGATCCTGCCTGGGATATCTCAATCAATGTGTTGGAGAAATTCTCTTTTGTGACCAAATTTGCCCGCGAAACAACTTCACAACTATTTAGTGACAGTTCTAGCAATGGCTTTAGTGATGTTGAAAGGAGAACTCACAACAGTACACCAATTGATCTCCCGCACAAGGCATCCATCACTGTAGATGAAGTTCTGAATGAAATCCTTGTTACTCCTGATCCTTTTGAT TTTGATAAACTCTCACTAGCATGGGGGAAACCGCGACAGCCACCACTGGGATCAGAAGAG TGGGCTACTTTCTTGGATTCTGAAGGGCGAGTGATGGATTCAAAAGCCTTGAGAAAAAGAATATTCTATGGGGGAGTTGAACACAATCTACGACAAGAG ATTTGGGCATTTTTGTTGGGATACCACTCGTATGATTCGACATATGCAGAAAGGGAATATCTTCGATCAGTTAAAAAGTCGGAGTACGAGACCATAAAACACCAGTGGCAG AGTATCTCGAATGAACAGGCAAGAAAATTTACGAAATTTAGGGAAAGGAAAGGACTTATAGAGAAAGATGTG GTTAGGACTGATAGATCAGTCCCATTCTACGAAGGTGATGATAATCGAAATGTGGATATTTTACGTGATATTCTTTTGACATACTCCTTTTACAACTTCAACCTGGGGTACTGTCAG GGTATGAGCGATCTATTATCCCCAATTCTGTTTGTGATGGAGGATGAACCAGAAGCATTTTGGTGTTTTGTGGCATTAATGGAGCGTCTTGGACCCAATTTTAATCGTGACCAAAATGGCATGCATACTCAACTTTTTGCATTATCcaag CTAGTGGAGTTTCTAGACGTCCCGTTGCATAACTATTTCAAGCAGAATGATTGCTTAAATTACTTCTTTTGCTTCCGCTGGGTTCTAATTCAATTTAAGAG GGAATTTGAGTACGAGAAAACAATGCGTTTATGGGAAGTGTTATGGACGCATTATTTGTCTGAGCATATGCACTTGTACGTATGTGTAGCAATCTTGAAGCGCTACCGCAACAAGATAATGGGGGAGCAGATGGACTTCGATACACTCTTGAAGTTCATCAACGAGCTGAGTTGTCAGATTGACGTTGATGCAATTCTCAAGGACGCAGAAGCTCTGTGCCTAAGCGCTGGTGAGAATGGTGTGGCTTGCATACCACCTGGAACTCCACCTTCATTGCCTGCTGATGACGGTTTTCTATATCAACAAGATGATGAAGTGCTGTGA
- the LOC120006461 gene encoding auxin-responsive protein IAA29-like isoform X2 yields MELQLGLALPGNPTNMLELDPSFSSNRIVSDSNYRKRTFDGAFHKEMPRTLQLLDWNDSSNKDDDDDAPKDTEETSCVTNNNDDGDGGSLVGWPPIKCWKKKKLTRNNHGIEVEEINPITQETNGSDSFNGRLHSNSMYVKVKLEGVGIARKIDLSLHRSYQTLTDALLSMFDICDENSRNYMLAYQDKEGDWLLVDDEHVPWRTFVGSVQRLKLVRRE; encoded by the exons ATGGAGCTTCAATTGGGTCTTGCTCTTCCGGGAAATCCCACTAATATGCTTGAATTGGATCCATCTTTCTCCAGTAATCGTATTGTTAGTGATTCTAACTACAGGAAACGCACTTTTGATGGTGCTTTTCATAAGGAAATGCCTCGAACTCTGCAGCTTCTGGACTGGAATGACAGCTCGAATAaggatgacgatgatgatgctCCCAAAGACACCGAGGAGACCTCTTGTGTAACCAACAACaa TGATGATGGAGATGGAGGAAGCCTAGTGGGGTGGCCACCCATCAAgtgttggaagaagaaaaagctTACCCGCAACAATCATGGCATAGAAGTTGAGGAGATTAATCCAATAACACAGGAGACCAATGGCAGTGACAGTTTCAATGGTAGATTACACTCGAACTCTATGTACGTGAAGGTGAAGCTGGAGGGAGTGGGCATAGCTAGAAAAATTGATCTAAGCCTTCACCGTTCTTATCAAACACTTACAGACGCTCTGCTTAGCATGTTTGATATAT GTGATGAGAATTCAAGAAATTATATGCTTGCTTATCAGGACAAGGAAGGTGACTGGTTGCTTGTTGATGATGAACATGTTCCTTGGAG GACTTTTGTTGGGTCAGTGCAACGTCTCAAATTGGTGAGGAGAGAATAG
- the LOC120006233 gene encoding TBC1 domain family member 15-like isoform X2: MMRCDSGKQSSSSEPDGAEALYTKDNVTIHPTQFASGRISGRLKLIKQGSSLFMTWIPYKGQNSNMKLSEKDRNLYTIRALPFTDVRSIRRHTPAFGWQYIIVVLSAGLAFPPLYFYNGGVKEFLAAIKQHVFLVRSAEDANIFLVNDFQNPLQRTLSSLELPRAVSVTTGQSAVTPVGESPSHENQDSGGDARDESASFSRYNGRQRQRNHDPAWDISINVLEKFSFVTKFARETTSQLFSDSSSNGFSDVERRTHNSTPIDLPHKASITVDEVLNEILVTPDPFDFDKLSLAWGKPRQPPLGSEEWATFLDSEGRVMDSKALRKRIFYGGVEHNLRQEIWAFLLGYHSYDSTYAEREYLRSVKKSEYETIKHQWQSISNEQARKFTKFRERKGLIEKDVVRTDRSVPFYEGDDNRNVDILRDILLTYSFYNFNLGYCQGMSDLLSPILFVMEDEPEAFWCFVALMERLGPNFNRDQNGMHTQLFALSKLVEFLDVPLHNYFKQNDCLNYFFCFRWVLIQFKREFEYEKTMRLWEVLWTHYLSEHMHLYVCVAILKRYRNKIMGEQMDFDTLLKFINELSCQIDVDAILKDAEALCLSAGENGVACIPPGTPPSLPADDGFLYQQDDEVL; the protein is encoded by the exons ATGATGAGGTGCGATAGCGGCAAGCAAAGCTCGTCTAGCGAACCTGATGGCGCGGAAGCTCTGTACACAAAGGATAATGTTACAATTCACCCTACTCAATTCGCGTCTGGGAGGATTAGTGGAAGATTGAAGTTGATTAAGCAAGGCTCCTCTCTGTTTATG ACTTGGATTCCTTACAAAGGGCAGAACTCAAATATGAAGCTGTCTGAGAAAG ATAGAAATCTATATACTATTAGGGCATTGCCGTTCACGGATGTGCGTTCTATTCGTCGACACACTCCAGCTTTTGGATGGCAGTATATAATAGTCGTATTGTCAGCAG GACTTGCATTTCCTCCTCTGTATTTCTACAATGGAGGAGTAAAAGAATTCCTTGCAGCAATAAAGCAACATGTTTTTCTTGTGAG GTCGGCAGAAGATGCAAACATATTTCTTGTGAACGATTTTCAAAATCCTCTGCAG AGAACTTTGTCTTCTTTAGAGCTGCCTAGAGCAGTTTCTGTCACAACTGGACAATCAGCAGTCACTCCAGTGGGTGAATCTCCTTCACATGAGAACCAGGACAGTGGTGGGGATGCTCGTGATGAAAGTGCTAGTTTTTCCCGATACAATGGAAGGCAGAGGCAAAGAAATCATGATCCTGCCTGGGATATCTCAATCAATGTGTTGGAGAAATTCTCTTTTGTGACCAAATTTGCCCGCGAAACAACTTCACAACTATTTAGTGACAGTTCTAGCAATGGCTTTAGTGATGTTGAAAGGAGAACTCACAACAGTACACCAATTGATCTCCCGCACAAGGCATCCATCACTGTAGATGAAGTTCTGAATGAAATCCTTGTTACTCCTGATCCTTTTGAT TTTGATAAACTCTCACTAGCATGGGGGAAACCGCGACAGCCACCACTGGGATCAGAAGAG TGGGCTACTTTCTTGGATTCTGAAGGGCGAGTGATGGATTCAAAAGCCTTGAGAAAAAGAATATTCTATGGGGGAGTTGAACACAATCTACGACAAGAG ATTTGGGCATTTTTGTTGGGATACCACTCGTATGATTCGACATATGCAGAAAGGGAATATCTTCGATCAGTTAAAAAGTCGGAGTACGAGACCATAAAACACCAGTGGCAG AGTATCTCGAATGAACAGGCAAGAAAATTTACGAAATTTAGGGAAAGGAAAGGACTTATAGAGAAAGATGTG GTTAGGACTGATAGATCAGTCCCATTCTACGAAGGTGATGATAATCGAAATGTGGATATTTTACGTGATATTCTTTTGACATACTCCTTTTACAACTTCAACCTGGGGTACTGTCAG GGTATGAGCGATCTATTATCCCCAATTCTGTTTGTGATGGAGGATGAACCAGAAGCATTTTGGTGTTTTGTGGCATTAATGGAGCGTCTTGGACCCAATTTTAATCGTGACCAAAATGGCATGCATACTCAACTTTTTGCATTATCcaag CTAGTGGAGTTTCTAGACGTCCCGTTGCATAACTATTTCAAGCAGAATGATTGCTTAAATTACTTCTTTTGCTTCCGCTGGGTTCTAATTCAATTTAAGAG GGAATTTGAGTACGAGAAAACAATGCGTTTATGGGAAGTGTTATGGACGCATTATTTGTCTGAGCATATGCACTTGTACGTATGTGTAGCAATCTTGAAGCGCTACCGCAACAAGATAATGGGGGAGCAGATGGACTTCGATACACTCTTGAAGTTCATCAACGAGCTGAGTTGTCAGATTGACGTTGATGCAATTCTCAAGGACGCAGAAGCTCTGTGCCTAAGCGCTGGTGAGAATGGTGTGGCTTGCATACCACCTGGAACTCCACCTTCATTGCCTGCTGATGACGGTTTTCTATATCAACAAGATGATGAAGTGCTGTGA
- the LOC120006461 gene encoding auxin-responsive protein IAA29-like isoform X1, with protein sequence MELQLGLALPGNPTNMLELDPSFSSNRIVSDSNYRKRTFDGAFHKEMPRTLQLLDWNDSSNKDDDDDAPKDTEETSCVTNNNDDGDGGSLVGWPPIKCWKKKKLTRNNHGIEVEEINPITQETNGSDSFNGRLHSNSMYVKVKLEGVGIARKIDLSLHRSYQTLTDALLSMFDILFGIAGDENSRNYMLAYQDKEGDWLLVDDEHVPWRTFVGSVQRLKLVRRE encoded by the exons ATGGAGCTTCAATTGGGTCTTGCTCTTCCGGGAAATCCCACTAATATGCTTGAATTGGATCCATCTTTCTCCAGTAATCGTATTGTTAGTGATTCTAACTACAGGAAACGCACTTTTGATGGTGCTTTTCATAAGGAAATGCCTCGAACTCTGCAGCTTCTGGACTGGAATGACAGCTCGAATAaggatgacgatgatgatgctCCCAAAGACACCGAGGAGACCTCTTGTGTAACCAACAACaa TGATGATGGAGATGGAGGAAGCCTAGTGGGGTGGCCACCCATCAAgtgttggaagaagaaaaagctTACCCGCAACAATCATGGCATAGAAGTTGAGGAGATTAATCCAATAACACAGGAGACCAATGGCAGTGACAGTTTCAATGGTAGATTACACTCGAACTCTATGTACGTGAAGGTGAAGCTGGAGGGAGTGGGCATAGCTAGAAAAATTGATCTAAGCCTTCACCGTTCTTATCAAACACTTACAGACGCTCTGCTTAGCATGTTTGATATAT TGTTTGGAATTGCAGGTGATGAGAATTCAAGAAATTATATGCTTGCTTATCAGGACAAGGAAGGTGACTGGTTGCTTGTTGATGATGAACATGTTCCTTGGAG GACTTTTGTTGGGTCAGTGCAACGTCTCAAATTGGTGAGGAGAGAATAG
- the LOC120005281 gene encoding DNA-directed RNA polymerase III subunit RPC9-like — MKILNANAGALTNFEVLDFLRSRGAVGDSTRLVPNTAPSELKVYDYLVESPACNQTREVINDFLEKCRPFNLAKAEVLNIMNTRPSDLVYIYPIVELCDDRLGDRIEELKQTILEVLPPPPVPPTPPEEEGTKEGEDTANDQNNGEDKDETAQRNQMELS; from the exons ATGAAGAT CTTAAATGCCAATGCTGGTGCACTTACCAATTTCGAAGTACTGGACTTTCTAAGATCAAGGGGTGCTGTAGGGGATTCTACGCGTCTTGTCCCTAATACAGCACCATCGGAGTTGAAG GTCTACGATTATTTGGTTGAAAGTCCTGCTTGCAATCAGACTAGAGAAGTCATCAATGATTTCTTGGAAAAATGTAGACCGTTTAACCTTGCGAAAGCTGAGGTGCTTAATATCATGAACACAAGGCCCTCTGATTTGGTTTATATCTATCCG ATTGTAGAACTATGCGATGATCGATTGGGAGATAGGATTGAAGAGTTAAAACAGACGATCTTAGAGGTGTTGCCTCCTCCTCCAGTGCCGCCCACACCACCTGAAGAAGAAGGGACTAAGGAGGGCGAAGACACTGCGAATGACCAAAACAATGGGGAAGATAAAGACGAAACTGCTCAGAGGAATCAAATGGAATTAAGTTAA